The Psychrobacter arenosus region AGTACGGAGTGATTATAAAAATTACTATACTGTTCGCTTTTTTACAGGAATGCGTACTAGTGAAATTGATGGTCTTACTTGGGAAAATATCGATTTTCAGCGTCAAGAGATAAAAATTCGTCAAGCTCTCGTCTATGGTGTTATGGGACCACCTAAGACTCAAGAGTCCTATCGAGAGATTGCAATGTCTCCTTGGGTCTTACAGGCGCTTCTAGAGCAAAAGAAAGCGACCTTTGGAAAAACAGAATTTGTATTCTGTAGTCATACAGGACAGCCACTTAATTATAACAATGTTAATAAGCGCATTTGGCATCCCACTTTGAAGAATCTAGCTCTCAAGAAGCGCAGTGCTTATCAGACGAGGCATACAGCTGCAACACTTTGGTTAGCGGCAGGCGAGAGTCCTGAATGGATAGCCAGACAAATGGGTCATGCGACCACTGAGATGCTGTTCAAAGTATATAGCCGTTATGTGCCGAATATGACCCGGCAAGATGGCAGTGCTTTTGAGGCGCTAGTTAACAGAAGTCAAATGAATCTAGAGTCCACTCATAAGGAGAGCGGTAATGAAATGGATTAACTACGATGAGTTATTAGCGGATTATAAGCCTCAAGGGCATATCAGTTCAGATGCTAACAGGCTAGCTAATGGTTTTATTCGCGAGTATTGCATTCAAGCCGGTACTGAGCTAGCTAGATTCCTAGATGTTGATGTCTGCTTTGACAATCATATGGCTCTGCGAGTATGGGTTCAGATGAGGCTGGATATGCACGAGTCTTATGTACTTGAAGAGGTAAAGTCCCAGTTAGAAAGCGAGTTGTATGACTTACTCGGTGGGTCGTGCTTTAGTTATGGTTATCTATAAGGGGAACGAGATGAGTCTAAAATTACAGCCAAGCATGACTCAGAGTCCGCGAGACCTTGAGATATGCAAAGACTACTGGGCATACGATCCTACAACTAATTATATTGAGCATGTGGAATCTGTTTGTCGTAAATATAGAATGACAGCTCCAGCTCTATTCAAAGAAGTAAGTGAGTGTTTCGCTTATTTGGATGATGTGAGGTGTGAGTACTGTGGCTATATTTGCCCTGTAGAACTACCGGCAGATATCCCTTATATGCGTTCCAGAGAGAGTTGGTGCTGCGAGGTTTGTGAGTATGCTACTTGGCAAGAGTATTACGGTAGATAGTTGTTATTTTTAACGTTAAAGAGTCAGACATCTTAGGTTGTCTGGCTTTTTTAATTTATGCGACAACAATTGTCGTGTTGATTCGTATTTTGTATTGTCACCTTCTAAATAGTGAGGTATGGTTAACTTAATAAAAAAATTACCAAAAATGGTCGAGAGTGATGGAATATATAAATAATAATAACAGGGGGTTAGGCGAGGGGAGTGAGCTTTTTATTGCTCATGTTCGTCAGGAGGATGGGGGGAAGTGGGTTGTCCATGATTTATATGAGCACTGTATTAAAGTTGGGAGGCTAGCTTCCCAATTTGCAGACGAATTAGGGAGTGACTATGCTGAGCTACAAGGTGAATTTCATGATATTGGTAAATATCGTCTCCCTTTTCAAAAACGTATTCGTATTAAGTCGGGCTATGGCTTTGATGAAGAAGCTCATCTAGAGCAAAAAGCAGGTAAAGCGCCTCACTCTACGGCTGGTGCAAAGCTAATTTATGATACCCATCCACTTGGTGTCTTATTAGCTTATACAATCGCAGGGCATCATACAGGACTACCTGACTGGATGAGTGATAAAGGTTCTTGTTTATACGCTCGTTTAAATAGCGATGAAACTAGAGTTGAAGTAAAAGAAACTCTTGAAAATCTGCCCATGTCTTTTAAGGATAAACTTGAAAAATTACCTCATATCTTACTAGCTTCATATAACTCAAGTTTAAATCTAGAAAACTGTCATATTTGGGTGCGCTTTCTATTTTCCTGTTTAGTGGATGCTGACTTCTTAGATACAGAACACTTTATGTCACCGCATCAGACTAAGCTTAGAGGAAACTACCCCAATCTTGATGAGCTTCAGCATAGACTTAATAAATTTATGGCAGGCCTACAAGACACAGCAAAAGAAACAGCCGTTAATCGTATTCGCCGCGATATCTATGACCAGTGCGTGGATGCTGGCAAAATAGAAGACTCAATATTCACGCTTACTGTCCCGACTGGAGGGGGTAAGACTTTATCCAGTATGGCATTTGCCTTGACACATGCACAGACCTTCAGCAAACAACGCATTATTTACGCCATTCCTTTTACCACGATTATCGAACAAAATGCTCAAGTCTTTAAAAAGGTGTTTGACCCTAAAAATACTAACGCTTGTGTGATTGAGCATCACAGTAACCTTGACCAACCGTTATCGCAAGAAACCAGTAGAAGTAGGCTAGCGACCGAGAACTGGGATGCGCCAATTATTGTGACCACAAACGTTCAGTTGTTTGAATCACTCTTTGCCAGTCGCACTAGCCAGTGCCGTAAAATCCATAATATTGCCAATAGTGTTATCGTATTAGATGAGGCACAAAAGATACCTCGAGACTTTCAAAAACCCATTACCGATATGATGCGTGAGCTTAGTCGGCATTATGGAGTAACTTGGTTGTTGTGCACTGCTACTCAGCCAAAACTTGATGAGCATTCCGATGCTTTTGGTAATACGATATTCGAAGGTCTACCCAGTCCATACCGTATTATTGAAGATGAAGAAGGATTAGCAAGTCAGTTAAAGCGAGTCAATATCAATTTTGCTTGCGAGATTGATCGCTGGACATGGGAGCAGACTGCTCTTCATATCTGCAGTGAGAGTGAGAAATGCGCTCTAGCCATTGTCAATACACGCAATGATGCCAGTGATCTCTATAAGCAAATCCGAGCTTTGAGCTCTGAAGCCATAGTTATTCATCTATCAGCTAGTATGAGTCCCATGCACCGTGAATTAATGATTGTCTTTATTAATCAGGTGTTAAATAAATACCATGCAGGCAAATTAGATGTGCCATTTTATGTGGTGAGTACTCAGCTTATCGAAGCTGGGGTAGATGTAGACTTCCCAGTAGTTTATCGTGCGATGTCGGGTCTTGACTCTATTGCTCAGTCGGCAGGGCGCTGTAACCGTGAAGGCAAACTGTGCGGATTAGGTAAAGTGGTTGTATTTCAACCCGAAAAAGACGCTCCACAGGGTGAACTACTACAAGCCCAACAAACCACTTATGAGATTTTGGATGACATAAAGGATAATCCACTATCACCACAGGCTTACTATCAATACTTTGCGCTATTTAATAGTAAAGGTAATCCTGATAAACATGGTATCAGTAAGTTGCTCACTGCAAAAAAAGAAACAGGTACCGAGCTAGCTATTAGCTTTCGCACTGCCTCAGAGCAATTTAATCTGATTAATAACTCAGGAGTGACCATTATTTGCCCCTTTTACCATGAATTAATGACAGACAATCAGGGCAAAAAAGAAGACCTATCAGACCATGTTAAGTCTTTGTTAGATAATCACCTGTCTGATGAATGGTTAGACGCTTTACTAGCGGGTACTCAGTGTAAAGATAAGAAACTGCCTGTTGAGAAGCTGCTAGAACTATTAGAGCGTGATGACTCCAAACGCTGGATTTATCGAAAATTACAACGCTATAGTGTCACTATTCCCAAATACATATTTGAAAATAATTTAAATATGTTTGTTATGCGAGCAGGACTGTATGTAGCTAGAGACTATAGTTTTTTTACGGGCATTGTCTGTGATTATCAGCCATTAACTCGTGATGAATGCGTTATGTAAGACACTTCAGAATCTCACGATGAATTTAACAACAATGCCAAATAAAATGGAGAATTAAATAATGCCAATATTAAGGAGGTGCTATGTTTTGTATTGAAGTTTGGGGCGACTATGCACTGTTCACCCGACCAGAGATGAAAGTCGAACGAGTCAGTTATCCAGTCATTACTCCTTCAGCTTGCCGAGCAATTTTTGAAGCGATACTTTGGAAACCTGCTATCGAGTGGCAAATTAAAAAAATTGAAGTCCTAAATCCTATTAAATGGCTGTCTGTAAGACGTAATGAGGTTGGTGCTAAGCTATCAATACGTAATGCCCAAAGCATGATGAGCGGTAAAGGTAAGGGCGATTACTCCATAGTAATAGATGACAATCGGCAACAGCGCGCCAGCTTGCTGTTAAAAGAAGTCCACTACCGTATCTATGCTGACTTCAAAATGACAGATCAAGCAGGTCAAGCAGATAACCGTATAAAATTTGAGAAGATGTTTGAGCGACGGGCAAAAAAAGGTCAATGCTTTTATCAACCCTATTTGGGTTGCCGAGAGTTCAGTGCGAATTTTGAACTAATTGAATTAGAGGAAAATAATGTACCAAGAAATTTTGATAGTGAGAAAGAGCTTCTAGTGCCGATTCCAGATAGTCAAGATTTAGGCTACATGTTGTACGACTTAGATTTTAGTTGTGTAGAAGATCCTCAATCAATGTTTTTTCACGCCAAAATGGACAAAGGAGTTATCACGATTCCTGATAGATCTAGTTCGGAGGTCAAGCGATGATATTACAAACATTGACCCAATACTATCATCGTAAGGCGGGTGCCGATGCCAGCAATATTGCCCCGCAAGGCTATGAAAATAAGCAAATTCCATTTGTGATTATTATTGACCAAAATGGTAAGTTTATAAGTTTAGAAGACACCCGAGGTAGTGATAAGGCTACCAACAAAGGGCGTCTCTTCTTAGTGCCGCTTGGAGAGTCTCGTTCTGGTAAAAACTCTTATCAGACTACTAATATACTGTGGGATCATTATGGTTACGTGCTAGCGCATCCCAAGGACATTGTCGGCAGTGCCAAAATGTCAGATGAAGAATTGGCTGCTGAAACTCAAAAAAGTATCGAAATGGCGACCCTTCAACATCTAACCTTTAAAGATAAAGTAGATGAACTACATCATGCTATGCCAGATGACATTGGCATTCAAGCAATCAAGCATTTTTTGGAAAATACAGACGCTATTGGAGCGGTTAAAGCCGATGCCAAGTGGATAGACTGTCAAAAGATAAAAGGGTGTAACCTTACCTTTCGCCTCAAAGGTAACCCTGACCTTATTTGTCAATCAAAGTCAGTACAAGCTTATCTAAAGCAGCAACTTGAGACCCCACCTGAAGATAGCGATAGCACTCAAGCTATCTGTCTGGTCACAGGCGAAAGTGCACCAATCGCAAGGCTACATCAGCCTATTGGCGGCGTTAATGCCAAGCCTGCACCGTTCGCCTCAATTAATCTTGATGCCTTTGAGTCTTATGGTAAAACGCAAGGTTATGGCTTCCCCGTCAGCGAAACAGCGATGTTTGAATACACCACCGCACTCAATACATTGCTCAAAAGTAATAATCGCTTTCGACTTGGAGACGTTAGTGTAGTGTGCTGGAGTGATAAAGCCAGCAAAAAAGAGAGCGAAATACCCTTTATTTTAAATGGTAGCGATGCTAAAGACGATCCTGACGCCTATGTAAATTCAGTCCATAAGCTATTTAGCAGTTTTCATCATGGCGTGTACACTGAGCCAGATGCAGAGCAGATTATGTTTGTTCTTGGTTTGTCACCAAACGTAGCGAGAATTGTCGTTAGGTTTTGGCATCAAGCCACAATTGCAGCCATCTCCACTAATATTACTAAGTGGTTTGAAGATATTGAGATGGTTCGTAGCCCAACCTCTCCCTATCCTAAATATATGCCCTTGAAGCGCTTGCTATGTAATTTAGTATTTGAAGGTAAAGCTGAAAACTTACCCCCTAATCTGATTGCTGATACGACTAAAAGTATATTCTCTGGTAATGCTTTACCTATTACCCTGTTACAACTGGCTATTCGTCGAAATCGTGCCGATCAATCTGTTACTTATGCTAGAGCAAGTCTAATAAAAGCTTACCTCAATCGGAAAATACGTACTAATGCCTCATCTAATAACAAGGAGATAACCGTGGGATACGATAAAGAACGCAACGACGTCGGCTACGTGCTTGGTGCATTGTTTGCGGTATTAGAAAAAATTCAGGAAGAAACTGCCGAGTCGGGCAAGATAAATGCCACTATTCGAGATCGATATTATGGCTCGGCAAGTAGTACGCCTGTGACCGTGTTTGGCACACTCTTAAAACTGTCTCAACATCATTTAAGTAAGATTGGCAAACGTAATACAGGCCGAGCAATCAATTTAAATCGTTTTTTAGGAGAGTTGCTGGAAAAGATTGAGACTTTCCCCAGCCATCTTAATATGGAGCAACAAGGACTGTTTGCTATCGGCTATTATCATCGCCGACAAGAGTTTTTTGAAACAAAAGCTATTAAAGAGAACAAGGTGGACGCCGAAAAACCTTAAAGACTAATTAACAAATCATGGACAGGCAACCTAATATTTAAATTTTTCTTACACTATATCTAGAGAGATGAAAATGACTACTACCAATACAATTGAAAAACGCTACGACTTTGTTTATTTGTTTGATGTACAAGATGGCAATCCAAATGGAGACCCTGATGCTGGCAATATGCCACGAGTCGATCCTGAAACAGGTATGGGACTAGTCACAGATGTGGCTTTAAAGCGTAAAGTACGTAATTTTGTCCAAATGACACAAGAAGAAGCAGGCTATGATATTTTTATCAAAGAAAGAGGGGTTCTGAATAATCTAATAGATGAAGCTTATGATCAAGAAGTTGTCAAAGCAAAGTCTGGTGCTGACAAGATCGACCAAGCTCGACAGTTCATGTGCAAAAAATATTATGACGTGAGAACATTTGGTGCGGTTATGAGTACTGGTAAGAATGCAGGTCAAGTTAGAGGTCCGGTTCAGTTAACTTTTTCACGTTCTCTTGATCCTATTATTACGCTTGAACATAGTATTACGCGGATGGCGGTTGCCAACGAAAAAGATATTAAAATTAATGAGTCAACTGGAGAGAAGAGCTATACGGAAAACCGTACTATGGGTCGCAAATATACTGTTCCGTACGCCTTATATCGCTGTCATGGTTTTATTTCTGCTCATTTTGCCAACGATACTGGATTTACCGAAACGGATTTAGAGGTCTTTTGGCAGGCTCTTATTAATATGTTTGATCACGATCATTCAGCGGCACGCGGTCAGATGAACGCTCGGGGACTATACGTATTTGAACACGACAACAAGCTAGGCAATGCTCCTGCTCATAAGCTATTTGACCTAATTAAGATTGAGGTTAACGATGCTAGTAAGCCTATACGAGCTTTTACAGACTACACAGTTAGTATTAATGAGGATGGTTTACCAGAAGGTGTTAAGTTCGATAGTAAAATTTAGCTTACGTAAGGTTAAGATGAAATAAAACTTGATAAATTACACTTATGCTTTATAGTATTTCTAAGATGATAGTAATTATTTAGTCGCACCCATCACGGATGCGTGGATTGAAACATCTTTCACCTAACGTAATTTTGTTATCCCAAGGGGTTTAATAAAGAAATTTATTAAACCCCTTTTTACATATAAAACAGTCATTAATTTTCAAACAACAAGCTATTCCTTCAAAGGAATAAATTCGTTATAATTGTAAGGATACAAAAATGTGGCAAGTCGAATATACGGACGAGTTTGAAAGCTGGTGGGATAGCTTAACTACAGAAGAGCAAGAAGACATTGCTTACTCGGTGACTTTACTTGAGCAACTTGGCACGTCATTGCCTTTTCCTCACAGTAGTGGTATCAACAACTCTAAACACAGCCACATGCGAGAACTGCGTACCCAGCACCAAGGTAGACCTTATCGAACGCTTTATGCGTTTGACCCTAGACGCCATGCTATTTTGCTCATCGCCGGTGACAAAACAGGGGAGAAACGCTGGTATGACATCCACGTTCCCATTGCAGATAAGCTCTATGATGAGCATATTGAGCAGCTAAAAAACGAAGGGCTTTTGGAATAGTTTTCTAAAGTAACTATGTATAACAATCTTCTTACCTCGTCGCACCCATCACGGGTGCGTGGATTGAAAATCAACACACCCGCTACGGGTGGGATGAAATAACTATG contains the following coding sequences:
- the cas7c gene encoding type I-C CRISPR-associated protein Cas7/Csd2, with the translated sequence MTTTNTIEKRYDFVYLFDVQDGNPNGDPDAGNMPRVDPETGMGLVTDVALKRKVRNFVQMTQEEAGYDIFIKERGVLNNLIDEAYDQEVVKAKSGADKIDQARQFMCKKYYDVRTFGAVMSTGKNAGQVRGPVQLTFSRSLDPIITLEHSITRMAVANEKDIKINESTGEKSYTENRTMGRKYTVPYALYRCHGFISAHFANDTGFTETDLEVFWQALINMFDHDHSAARGQMNARGLYVFEHDNKLGNAPAHKLFDLIKIEVNDASKPIRAFTDYTVSINEDGLPEGVKFDSKI
- the cas3 gene encoding CRISPR-associated helicase Cas3'; its protein translation is MEYINNNNRGLGEGSELFIAHVRQEDGGKWVVHDLYEHCIKVGRLASQFADELGSDYAELQGEFHDIGKYRLPFQKRIRIKSGYGFDEEAHLEQKAGKAPHSTAGAKLIYDTHPLGVLLAYTIAGHHTGLPDWMSDKGSCLYARLNSDETRVEVKETLENLPMSFKDKLEKLPHILLASYNSSLNLENCHIWVRFLFSCLVDADFLDTEHFMSPHQTKLRGNYPNLDELQHRLNKFMAGLQDTAKETAVNRIRRDIYDQCVDAGKIEDSIFTLTVPTGGGKTLSSMAFALTHAQTFSKQRIIYAIPFTTIIEQNAQVFKKVFDPKNTNACVIEHHSNLDQPLSQETSRSRLATENWDAPIIVTTNVQLFESLFASRTSQCRKIHNIANSVIVLDEAQKIPRDFQKPITDMMRELSRHYGVTWLLCTATQPKLDEHSDAFGNTIFEGLPSPYRIIEDEEGLASQLKRVNINFACEIDRWTWEQTALHICSESEKCALAIVNTRNDASDLYKQIRALSSEAIVIHLSASMSPMHRELMIVFINQVLNKYHAGKLDVPFYVVSTQLIEAGVDVDFPVVYRAMSGLDSIAQSAGRCNREGKLCGLGKVVVFQPEKDAPQGELLQAQQTTYEILDDIKDNPLSPQAYYQYFALFNSKGNPDKHGISKLLTAKKETGTELAISFRTASEQFNLINNSGVTIICPFYHELMTDNQGKKEDLSDHVKSLLDNHLSDEWLDALLAGTQCKDKKLPVEKLLELLERDDSKRWIYRKLQRYSVTIPKYIFENNLNMFVMRAGLYVARDYSFFTGIVCDYQPLTRDECVM
- the cas5c gene encoding type I-C CRISPR-associated protein Cas5c, whose translation is MFCIEVWGDYALFTRPEMKVERVSYPVITPSACRAIFEAILWKPAIEWQIKKIEVLNPIKWLSVRRNEVGAKLSIRNAQSMMSGKGKGDYSIVIDDNRQQRASLLLKEVHYRIYADFKMTDQAGQADNRIKFEKMFERRAKKGQCFYQPYLGCREFSANFELIELEENNVPRNFDSEKELLVPIPDSQDLGYMLYDLDFSCVEDPQSMFFHAKMDKGVITIPDRSSSEVKR
- the cas8c gene encoding type I-C CRISPR-associated protein Cas8c/Csd1; the encoded protein is MILQTLTQYYHRKAGADASNIAPQGYENKQIPFVIIIDQNGKFISLEDTRGSDKATNKGRLFLVPLGESRSGKNSYQTTNILWDHYGYVLAHPKDIVGSAKMSDEELAAETQKSIEMATLQHLTFKDKVDELHHAMPDDIGIQAIKHFLENTDAIGAVKADAKWIDCQKIKGCNLTFRLKGNPDLICQSKSVQAYLKQQLETPPEDSDSTQAICLVTGESAPIARLHQPIGGVNAKPAPFASINLDAFESYGKTQGYGFPVSETAMFEYTTALNTLLKSNNRFRLGDVSVVCWSDKASKKESEIPFILNGSDAKDDPDAYVNSVHKLFSSFHHGVYTEPDAEQIMFVLGLSPNVARIVVRFWHQATIAAISTNITKWFEDIEMVRSPTSPYPKYMPLKRLLCNLVFEGKAENLPPNLIADTTKSIFSGNALPITLLQLAIRRNRADQSVTYARASLIKAYLNRKIRTNASSNNKEITVGYDKERNDVGYVLGALFAVLEKIQEETAESGKINATIRDRYYGSASSTPVTVFGTLLKLSQHHLSKIGKRNTGRAINLNRFLGELLEKIETFPSHLNMEQQGLFAIGYYHRRQEFFETKAIKENKVDAEKP
- a CDS encoding type II toxin-antitoxin system RelE/ParE family toxin; the protein is MWQVEYTDEFESWWDSLTTEEQEDIAYSVTLLEQLGTSLPFPHSSGINNSKHSHMRELRTQHQGRPYRTLYAFDPRRHAILLIAGDKTGEKRWYDIHVPIADKLYDEHIEQLKNEGLLE